TAGAGATTAATTGATATGAAAAGATTTAGAAAAATCATATTGATTCAAAACTAACTCCAAATTATAAGggaaaaatatatagtttagaGTTTAAATTGTTGCAAGAAAATGTTTGTATGATCTTAAATACTCCCAAGATCAAGACTTATCACTTACGTATGaagaaattttccaaaaatcttGTAGTTGTATTTCAATTGACGTCTTCAagtgtttttttctctctaggtTCTCCCAGGAGTCCCAGAGGTGAAACTTTTTCGCTTCTATATGAACAGTTCTCTCATCAACACAGTAGAAACGTTTGGTTTACATTCCATGGTAAGAAAGTCATGGGTGATATCTTGAATAGATATGCGAGTTTATAGCTATCGGGAGGGAGCAGAGGTTATTATAGATGCTCCAATGACAGAAAGTAACAGAGTGTTGGCCGGGAAGTTCTTCACGAAATGGCATGTGAACCTGGAGTCGGTGGCGTGAGTTCTAAAGATCAATCTGGAAACAAACCAAAGCTTCGAGGTTAGTGACTTAGGAGATAATAaggctctctttcttttccaaaatgaGGATGATGCAGATAAAGTCTGACTTCAAGGTCTTTGGTCCTTTGATAAATACCTCCTTGCTCTGCACAAGCTGAAAACAAGAGAGGCAGTTAGCAAGATCAAGTTTGACAGGATGGCACTATGGATCCAAATCCACGGCATCCCAACCACATTCCAAACCAAGGAGGTGGGGTACAACATAGGGTCCACCATTGGGGCGGTGGAAAGTGTAGACACAAATGAAACAGGCTTCTGCCTTGGAAGTTTCATGCGCATAAGGGTAATGATAGACATTTCAAATCCGCTGTGTAGAGGCCGGAAGGTTCGATTGGGAGAATCAAGTCAGTTTTGGGTTGATTTCAAGTATGAGCGAATGCCAATATTTTTCTACCTTTGTGGTATGGTGACCCACAATGAAAATGATTGCTTGGTGGGGCTTCGACGTACTGAACGGATGAATGCAGAGGACAAGCCATATGGGCCATGGCTGAGAGCAACGCAAGAAAGACTTCAAAAACCTCAACTGGTCTTGGCACCATCTCGAGACAGCGATAAGGAGGTACAAAAGAACCCAGACCTCCATATTCAGGCTGTCACGGGATCAGACCGGCATTCGCAAAGTCCTATGAAGGGAACCGATCCCCAAACGATGGCGGTAAAGGACAATGAAAAAGGTAAAGCTAACGTGGGGGTTGTGGTCGCAACTACCGAGGTGAAAATCTCGCAAATCCCTCATGAGCAGCGAGGTAGTTAGTTCGAGGAGCAACTAAAGGAGATTGACGCAGCGATTTTTGGGGATATGCCTgacacaacaaatcaccataaAGCAGTGCAAAGCACGGGTATGACCGAGGTGATTCAAACAAATGTTCAGGCAACCCATACGCAGATGAAGGTGGAAGATGATGCTAGGCATGATGGGCCCCAGGAAATGTCAAAAAGCAATATGATGTCAACACCTGGGTCACAGCCACATAATGGGCCAGCCAATAAAGCCCAGGTAAACTTTACAACTCTCCCTCCTTTTATTATGGGCCCAACCTCACTGGCTAGCCCTACAAAGCCTAAACTGAAAAAGTCTAGCCAAATAAACTTAAGGAAAGGCCGAGTAGGACCAGCcatgcaaagaaaagaaaatgttttacgTAGAGGGATAGTGAGGGTGAAAAGTGATGACTTGGGGACGGGTACCATGATGGAGGTAGAACAAAATGTAAAGAGTGGTAAGCGTAGAACTCGCTCTCCCTTGAAAGATATTTCAGGTTTGGTGGAGAATGTGAAGAGGAAAAAGGTAGAAGGGGATGTCATGGGAACCCCCTCACAGTTAAAGCACTACACAAAGTAGTGAAGGAGGAAGATCCCACTTTAGTCTTCTTAATGGAGACTAAGTATGATGTTACTGAGATGAAATGGGTACAAAGGAAGTTGGACAGAAAACAGGGGCTTGTGGTGCCTTGTATTCATCAAGGGGGTGGGCTTGCTCTCCTATGGAGGTGTTCTACAACTGTGGAGGTGCAAACTTACTCTCCCAACCATATAGATGTTATCATTTCGGAGAATCAGGGTGCAAGGAAATGGAGGTTTACCGGTTTTTATGAGCACCCCAAAACTAGTAGGTGCAATGAATCTTGGACTTTGCTTTCAAGACTCAGTAGTCGCAGTGACTTACCTTGGGTGTGTATGGGGGATTATAATGAACTCATGTTCGCAAGTGAAAAGGAGGGTGGTAATACTAGACCTGAGGGTCAGATGAAACAATTCGAAGATGCAATAAATAGATGCAACCTCAGGGACTTGGGGTACAAGGGCTCGGCTTTCACTTGGCGGCGGAGGTTAGGCAACCACGGGTGGATACAAGAAAGACTAGACCATGCACTGGTCTTCACCAATTGGGTTAGGATGTTCCCACGTTCCAAATTACTTCATATTGCTTCCTCTACATCTGACCATAGTATTCTACTCCTAAAGGCAGCCAACCCCCTTCGACAGAAATCCAGGAGATCAAAACTATTTCGGTTCAAAGCCATGTGGTTCAAAGATGAGGCGTGTAGTGAGGTGGTTCAAGAAGTGAGGGCAAGAGGTGAAAACAGGGGCTCTCAATGGCCAATTGCTAGCTGCCTGGAAGAATGCCAATCCGCTCTAATGTCGtggaacaaaaatatttttggccACGTAGGTAGAAGAGTCACTGCTCTGCAACAGAAGCTCCAAATTCTGGAGAATTTGAACATGGGAGGTGCGGCTTTGAATGACATTCATGAGGTTAGATTAGAGTTAAACAAAGCTCTTGCCATTGAGGAAGATATGTGGCTTCAGAGGTCAAGGAATAGTTGGTTGAAAGCAGGGGACAAGAATACGACTTTTTTCCACACCAAAGCATCCAACCGCATGCAGCGTAACACTATAGCTAGGGTGCTGGACTCCAATAATGTGTGGATAGAAGATGAGGAGCAGATTGGTCATGAATTTGTACAGTATTTTGCTGGCCTCTTTACCTCCTCCAACCCTCGGATTGAGGGGGAGCTTATTGATGCAATTCAGCCAAAGGTATTGGATAGGATGAATGCCTCACTGATCAGGGAATTCTAGACAATGGAAGTTGAGAAAGCCTTAAAGCAGATACACCCCACGACGGCCCCGGACCTGGATGGTATGCCCCCTTTATTTTATCAACACTTCTGGCCTACTGTTAGAGAGACTGTTATATGTAATACCTTAAACTTTCTTAACCATGGCATGGCCCCGCCCAAGTTCCATAAGACACATATTGTGCTTATCCCAAAAACGAAAGTTCCGGTAAGGGTCACGGATTACCGACCAATAAGCTTGTGCAACGTGGCTTATAAATTTGCTTCAAAAGTGATGGCAAATAGAATGAAGGTAGTGCTGCAGGAAGTTGTATGTGAAAACCAAAGTGCGTTTGTGACAGAGAGGTTAATCACTGATAATATTTTAGTGGCACATGAAGTGATGAATCATATTGGCAAACGAAGAAAAGCCAAAAGTGGGGAAATGGCGTTGAAATTAGACATGAGTAAAGCCTACGACCGGGTAGAATGGGAGTGCTTAAAGcaaataatgttaaaactagGCTTTCATGGGCATTGGGTGCAAATAGTCATGAGGTGGATGTCGTCAGTCTCTTATGCAGTGAAAATTAATGGCAAGCCTTGCAGAGAAATACGTCCGTCGCGTGGACTTCGACAAGGCGACCCACTCTCTCCATATCTCTTTATCATCTGTGCAGAAGGTCTATCTGCTCTAATCCACAGTTCAGTTCAACGGCAGAGGCTAAGAGGAGTGGCTGCTTTGGGTGGGGGACCTAGCATGTCTCACCTCTTCTTCGCAGATGATAGTCTCATTTTTGGGAGGGCCTCGTTGGAGGAATGTGCTGAAATATAGAGGATGCTTCAGGTCTACGAACAGTCATCAGGACAAAAGTTAAATTAGTCGAAAACCTCCTTATTTTTCAGTCCTAACACAGCTGATGAGTTAAAGGAGTCAATCAAGGCAATGTTCGGTGCAATTGAGATTCGGCCTCATGAATCCTACCTCGGGTTGCCATCCTTGGTGGGCCGGTCAAAGAGCAATACTTTTACCAATTTAAAACAAAGGGTCGCAAACAAAGTGTCGGGTTGGAAGGAAAAACTCTTGACAACTGCTGGTAAGGAAATTCTGATCAAAGCGATTGCACAAGCAGTACCATCTTACTCCATGTCATGTTTTCTCTTGCCGAAGAAATTATGTGATGAACTCACTTCCTTGGTTCGGCAGTTATGGTGGGGTCAGGTTAAAGATGAGAAAAAGCTAGCTGGGATAAGCTGTGCATGCCACAGGAAATGGGCGGCATGGGGTTCAGGGACTTGAGGATGTTCAATTTGGCGCTTTTGGCAAAGCAAGGATGGAGGTTACAAACCAACTCTACTTCCTTGTTTGCCCGAGTGTTTAAGGCGAAGTATTTTTCCCACTGTTTCTTCTTGGAGGCAGATTTAGGCCGCCACCCCTCCTATGCTTGGCGAAGCATTATGGCGGCCCAAGGGGTGGTGAAAAGGGGAACGAGGTGGCAAATAGGCTCGGGGGAGAGTGTACGGGTGTGGTGTGACAAATGGATTCCTAAGCCGTCTTCCTACAGTGTGGTCACATGTGAAGATGCTTGCCCAAATGTTGCTCTAGTTTGCGACCTCATAAACAGAGCATCCATGGAGTGGAAAGCTGAGCAGATCCGAGGCTGTTTCACAAAGGAGGATGTAGATGCTATTTTAAGCATCCCTCTAAGTTTGCATCGGCCCAAGTACAAATTGATATGGGCAGAATCACCAAGTGGAAAATTTACGGCGAAAAGCGCATATAGGCTAGCATATGAGGTGAACAGGGGTGGCGGCAAAGCAGATTGCTCGAACCCCTCGGCGAGGAAGAACGTATGGAAGGGGCTGTGGAGAATGAACCTTCCTCAAAAAGTCAAGCATTTTGCTTGGAAGGCAACTAAAAACATACTGGCTTCCAAAGAGGTGCTACAGTAGAGGCACATTGAAGTGGAAGGTGGCTGTGCTCTATGCGGGAACCTGATGAAAAACGTTCTCCATATTCTCTGGTTTTGTGCTCATGCCAAGGATGTGTGGAACACGAGTAAGctctctcttccttttgatATTGAACCCAACTAGTGTTTTTTGGATATTATGGAAAAGCTTCTACAAGATGAGGAAGTGCATCCCGGCCTGGCTGAACGGTTTATCTCAGTGTGCTAGGGTATCTGGAAAGAGAGAAATGTCATCCGTACCGATGGAAAGGGTAAACCTGGTAGGGTCAATTTGAAAACCTCCCTTGGCTTAATGGACGAGTTCCAGATGGCCAATGAGGGTCCATGGAAGCCAGCTGTAGTGAACCCCGAACTAGTTCACTGGGCGCCTCCACCACTGGGACAGTACAAGGTAAACTCTGATGGGGCTGTGTTTGCGAACCAGAGGAAGGTGGGGTTGGGCGTGATGATCCGTGATAGCAATGGGAATGTGATTGTTGCTCTAAGCAGCCCCATGGTGGCTCACTTTGGCGCCCTTGAGACGGAAGCCAAAGCAATGGAGGTTGGCATGCGCTTCGCACTTGACTTAGACATCCGAGATGTGGTGGTTGAGTGTGATGCGCTGGCTGTCTTCAATGCTGTCCAAGGTTTAGCAACACCAAGCTCTTCGATCCTGTTCATCGTGGATAGCATCCTCCAGCAATCACGTTGGTTCAGGTCATGTTGTTTCTCCCATACAAAAAGGCAGGGAAATGTCCCTGCCCACATGTTAGCACAATATTCTAAGTCACTAGTTAGTTATGTTGCTTGGGTAGAATCCTGCCCGAGCCATATTGAGCGGGCCTGTGCTCAGGATATTGATGTAGCAACTATTTCTTAACACTTGAATACAAGTTCagtatttcttataaaaaaaaaaaaaaaaaaaaaaaaaaaagacatcaaAAGTTTAAAGCATCTCTCTACCAACTATCAAaattattaaccaaaaaaaaaaaaatgatgtaagtAGAAATTTGGGTTATAATGTCATGGAATGGCTATGGTTTTCAAATTTAACATTCAAATATTATGGTTTAATATGCTCAAATCTCAATTAAGTTAAAATTAGTTTGATTCTGATTCacgtttaaaattttttacaaatttagaaaatcaaaaacccaaaaaaaaaaaaaaaaaaattgtttgaaccCGAAATTGAATCGACCCAAACACCAACCCGCCCGTAACCTGTTTGCCCTTTCAGTCTTTCACGGACACTATTCTAATTTCTAAGCGCCCAAAAAATATCAGAAACACAACACAAACAGATGAGATAAACTGATAGCAGATTGGCATATTTGAGACTTTGAGAGAGCTTATAGTTTGCCATGAAACCTTAAAAAAGCAGCCATGGAACAAGCTCTCTCTTCCTCAACCATAATCTCTACAACACAAATATTTCCACTCAAACCTCTCAAAACCCATCTCCAAACTCCAACAATAAACCTCAAATTCTCCATTTCTCCAAAGAAAAACAACCACCttcatctttcttctttttcttcttcttgtctaTGTTTCTCTAATAAAGCAAGTGCCACTTCAACGACAACACCACCAGCATTAACTTCCACTCCCAGTAGTGACAACCACCATTGGATGGTGCTCATGGAGGCTCCtccacaaggggtcaattccaAACCACAAGTTATTGAATTCTATGTTAAGACATTGGAAAGAGTTTTAGGCAGGTGGGtatatttcaaaatattctttttttgtcaTGTTGCAAATGTTTCTTAGCTTTTGGTCTGAAATCCTGCTTTGGTTGTGATTTTTTGAATAACAGTGAGAAGGATGCTCAGATGTGTATATATGATGCTTCTTGGGATACCCACTTCGGCTTTTGCTGTGACATTGATGAAGAAACCTCCCGTGAACTTGCCGGTAAGTTTCTATAGCAGAAAAAGTCTGAGTCATCTGATGTACTTCAATTCTGTACCATACTTTGCTTTCATGTTTGTGGAGAAACTAAAATTGTGAGAGTTACTTTCGTAGTTTCATTAATATTGATGTGTAATGAATATGTTTTAGGATTACCCGGCGTTTTATCAGTTAGGCCTGACCCAGATTATAGTTCTGTGAA
This genomic stretch from Quercus robur chromosome 4, dhQueRobu3.1, whole genome shotgun sequence harbors:
- the LOC126722088 gene encoding uncharacterized protein LOC126722088; this translates as MALWIQIHGIPTTFQTKEVGYNIGSTIGAVESVDTNETGFCLGSFMRIRVMIDISNPLCRGRKVRLGESSQFWVDFKYERMPIFFYLCGMVTHNENDCLVGLRRTERMNAEDKPYGPWLRATQERLQKPQLVLAPSRDSDKEVQKNPDLHIQAVTGSDRHSQSPMKGTDPQTMAVKDNEKGKANVGVVVATTEVKISQIPHEQRGS
- the LOC126722089 gene encoding uncharacterized protein LOC126722089; this encodes METKYDVTEMKWVQRKLDRKQGLVVPCIHQGGGLALLWRCSTTVEVQTYSPNHIDVIISENQGARKWRFTGFYEHPKTSRCNESWTLLSRLSSRSDLPWVCMGDYNELMFASEKEGGNTRPEGQMKQFEDAINRCNLRDLGYKGSAFTWRRRLGNHGWIQERLDHALVFTNWVRMFPRSKLLHIASSTSDHSILLLKAANPLRQKSRRSKLFRFKAMWFKDEACSEVVQEVRARGENRGSQWPIASCLEECQSALMSWNKNIFGHVGRRVTALQQKLQILENLNMGGAALNDIHEVRLELNKALAIEEDMWLQRSRNSWLKAGDKNTTFFHTKASNRMQRNTIARVLDSNNVWIEDEEQIGHEFVQYFAGLFTSSNPRIEGELIDAIQPKVLDRMNASLIREF
- the LOC126722090 gene encoding uncharacterized protein LOC126722090; translated protein: MDEFQMANEGPWKPAVVNPELVHWAPPPLGQYKVNSDGAVFANQRKVGLGVMIRDSNGNVIVALSSPMVAHFGALETEAKAMEVGMRFALDLDIRDVVVECDALAVFNAVQGLATPSSSILFIVDSILQQSRWFRSCCFSHTKRQGNVPAHMLAQYSKSLVSYVAWVESCPSHIERACAQDIDVATIS